The following are encoded in a window of Flavobacterium cupriresistens genomic DNA:
- a CDS encoding DUF4280 domain-containing protein has translation MAKYICNGATCKCSSGTKDGALKVESQSKIFIQNKLMATENEKTFLENFGECNSKSPSIPCVPNILTPWSSPKSNVLQNKHKGLLEASTVMCANLGKINILDSKQSQTKNVKLGDYSSEPKEISKVYAKVRTLESYKGEFGFDWIDVHPETMDIEKIQGIPFENVEYFYKKGKSPQELGNIIAKSTDEAGAIQAVQENYGLINFCNHVDIPFVLLKPIQEITLDLEVFFEGESQDDYISITGDEFYDFKIVGEEERKDKNDKTTKKKIVANEKLLLTIKCLKESLDKTYYFLHSGINGPREVGGLSLIENKVLKLKFRVIALVSNEGNPNTKAKALFEKFRDNGITKHLDENSLNQAGYKIEIENEEMFDNLENPSLNLDDYLYAFDKEDWTNKNYYNAGMLFKNIKVDTGKKDPEGNPITVTKHIDFVTIEEYIKKLKRKNKLYSGGLIILTDSRSMGTTGAFSRFNPFNHYALFVYATNIGSKQTYSHEIGHMLGLNHTFYLGDEGFKEKWNELENSKNDILKIQNNASPIFGNSEITTKRSLILDALNKTNAVFRNDIRKRKIEYNKTKNSTGNFIWDKKPVSKKVFLEKSLAAITEKENQEKSNTQAIKEFSLKKDTIYIDYTKIDNSTFFILKENYLSIKKDYLKYYSFFLTKNYLLYKKGSTKNMMDYSSNQERIQFHQIKIMRDDYEYY, from the coding sequence ATGGCCAAATATATATGTAACGGTGCTACGTGTAAATGTTCTTCGGGAACTAAAGACGGCGCATTAAAGGTTGAATCTCAAAGCAAAATTTTTATCCAGAATAAATTAATGGCTACTGAAAACGAAAAAACGTTTTTAGAAAATTTTGGCGAATGCAACAGTAAAAGCCCTTCTATCCCATGCGTACCCAATATCCTTACCCCTTGGAGTAGCCCAAAAAGCAATGTTCTTCAGAATAAACACAAAGGGTTATTAGAAGCTTCTACTGTGATGTGTGCTAATCTTGGGAAAATTAATATTTTAGATTCTAAACAATCTCAAACAAAAAATGTCAAACTTGGAGATTACTCATCTGAGCCAAAAGAAATATCAAAGGTGTATGCCAAAGTCAGAACTTTAGAATCTTATAAGGGGGAATTTGGTTTTGATTGGATAGATGTACATCCGGAAACAATGGATATCGAAAAAATACAAGGCATTCCCTTTGAAAATGTTGAATACTTTTATAAAAAAGGAAAATCACCACAAGAATTAGGGAATATCATAGCTAAAAGTACTGATGAGGCAGGCGCAATTCAAGCTGTTCAAGAAAATTACGGACTAATCAATTTTTGTAATCATGTTGACATCCCTTTCGTTTTATTAAAACCAATTCAAGAAATAACATTGGATCTTGAAGTCTTTTTTGAAGGAGAAAGCCAGGATGATTATATATCTATTACAGGTGATGAATTTTATGATTTTAAAATTGTAGGAGAAGAAGAAAGAAAAGATAAAAATGACAAAACGACAAAGAAAAAAATAGTAGCTAATGAAAAGCTCCTCCTTACAATAAAATGTTTGAAAGAATCGTTAGACAAAACCTACTATTTTTTACACAGTGGCATAAATGGACCCCGTGAAGTTGGAGGTCTTAGTCTGATCGAAAACAAAGTCTTGAAGCTAAAGTTTAGAGTTATTGCTTTGGTCTCAAACGAAGGAAATCCTAATACAAAAGCAAAAGCACTTTTCGAAAAATTCAGGGACAATGGCATTACAAAACACCTCGACGAAAACTCGTTGAATCAGGCTGGTTATAAAATTGAAATTGAAAATGAGGAAATGTTTGACAATTTAGAAAATCCTTCTCTTAATCTTGACGATTACTTATATGCTTTTGACAAGGAAGATTGGACAAATAAAAACTATTATAATGCAGGAATGCTCTTCAAAAATATTAAAGTTGATACTGGTAAAAAAGATCCAGAAGGAAACCCAATTACAGTAACTAAGCATATAGATTTTGTAACAATTGAGGAGTATATCAAAAAGCTAAAAAGAAAAAATAAACTTTATTCGGGCGGTCTAATTATTCTAACTGACAGTAGATCTATGGGCACAACAGGAGCTTTTAGCAGATTCAATCCTTTTAACCATTATGCTTTATTTGTATACGCTACTAATATTGGGTCCAAACAAACCTATTCTCACGAAATTGGGCATATGTTAGGACTTAATCACACTTTTTATTTAGGAGATGAAGGTTTTAAAGAAAAATGGAATGAGTTGGAAAACTCTAAAAATGATATTCTCAAAATCCAAAATAATGCATCCCCAATATTTGGAAACTCGGAAATAACAACTAAACGATCACTAATTTTAGATGCATTAAATAAAACCAATGCTGTTTTTCGAAATGATATTAGAAAAAGAAAGATTGAATATAATAAAACAAAGAACTCTACGGGAAATTTCATATGGGATAAAAAACCTGTTAGTAAAAAAGTGTTTTTAGAAAAATCACTAGCAGCTATTACTGAAAAAGAAAATCAAGAAAAGTCAAACACTCAAGCTATTAAAGAATTCTCGTTAAAAAAGGATACTATTTATATCGATTATACTAAGATTGATAACTCTACCTTTTTTATTCTGAAAGAGAATTATTTGTCAATAAAAAAAGATTATTTAAAATATTACTCTTTTTTCCTCACAAAAAATTATTTACTTTATAAAAAAGGTTCAACAAAAAATATGATGGATTATTCCTCCAACCAAGAGCGAATTCAATTTCATCAGATAAAAATAATGAGAGACGATTATGAGTACTATTGA
- a CDS encoding DUF6046 domain-containing protein has protein sequence MKFNFNVNEILDSKDNEYTGINYNKSESKDFIIDKTGGEFNLRVFAPLVFEPLVKKDLTLPSLRIDAVTVNLNRSKTIKKESIEGRDSTIKEHITNGDFSISIDGLIANEKGDEYPKEKLFLLKQFLNAPYSLRITHAILNRFGIYELVIDSYSIPSISGTKNIQKFTASATSDETVELIIRDNV, from the coding sequence ATGAAATTCAATTTTAATGTAAACGAAATTTTAGACTCCAAAGACAACGAATATACCGGTATTAACTATAACAAATCGGAATCGAAAGATTTTATTATAGACAAAACGGGCGGTGAATTTAATCTGAGAGTTTTTGCTCCTTTGGTTTTCGAACCTCTGGTAAAAAAAGATCTTACCCTTCCCAGCTTGCGAATCGATGCTGTTACCGTTAATCTAAATCGTTCAAAAACCATAAAAAAAGAGAGCATCGAAGGAAGAGATTCAACGATCAAAGAACATATTACCAATGGCGATTTTAGTATTTCTATTGACGGATTGATTGCGAATGAAAAAGGGGATGAATACCCAAAAGAAAAACTTTTTTTATTGAAACAATTTCTAAATGCTCCCTATTCCTTAAGAATTACGCATGCCATTTTGAATCGATTTGGAATTTACGAGTTAGTAATCGATTCCTACTCTATCCCATCTATTTCGGGAACAAAAAACATTCAAAAATTTACTGCCAGTGCGACCTCAGATGAAACCGTAGAACTAATAATTAGAGACAATGTTTAA